In the Arachis ipaensis cultivar K30076 chromosome B04, Araip1.1, whole genome shotgun sequence genome, CTACCTGATGGCTCACCTTCTGGCCTTTTCTTTATTAGAAAAGAGTTGTCAAGTTTTTGAatcattttatttataaaatgagGATAATTTGGTCATTTAGGATTCAATTTACCAAGTTTAAAGTATCATGTGGttgatttattattttctttaatcattattatttttgttagtagTTGGTGCATGATTTGATGAAGATGGTGACAATATTTTCAGGTAAAGACTTATGTACAGttatttttatgtgaagttgatagttgaaaatcATTAGATAATGAGTTAGTCAAActtgtcaaatcatctaacaattCTCAAATATCAACTTTACATGAAGACAACTGCATGTGAGTGTAGTTGGTAAAACATAGCAGGAGATCAGAAGAAAGAGAGTGAGTGGTTGAGAGATGAAAAGGAGTATGAGATTAGCAAAAGGAAGATGAATTGATTAAGCAGACATATAAAAGTGGTTTCAGAGAAGACCCCTCAACTATGTCATTTACAAATGCAGTGGTTTCTCTCTTACTACTCATAATTCAAAAATGTAAAGTTGGTACAATTTTAATAAGTATTGTTGAAACTTTCTTTTCAAATCATAAATAACATAATTTGCAGTGTATTTTGTTTTTCAATAACTTGCTttaaatttgtttaattatttgCTCGTAAAtgaagaaaatataataaaaaaatctattaagaattatagattttaaattattcaAAATCAATATAATAAAACaggacaaaaattttttaaagtaaaaaaattaataaaataataaaacaagaGNNNNNNNNNNNNNNNNNNNNNNNNNNNNNNNNNNNNNNNNNNNNNNNNNNNNNNNNNNNNNNNNNNNNNNNNtaataatataaattatatatttctaTCTTGTGTTATCAATACCATAAATGCACCCTATAAACTTTGAGTATTCAATTATcatgatttttttatatattgaTGAAGAGATATTAACTAAACATCTAAAATTTTATTTCGGTTATTTTGATTTTTAACCAATTTTTATATGTAAATAACATCTTTCAAAGAACCTTTTGTCAGTTAGTTGAATCTTTAGAATACTAAATTAGTAATTAACCTTAGTTTTATACTTGAATGTCAATTCTTTCACATGTTCTACCAATTTTTGGATGATTAAATTGAGAATCAACTATATATGTACAATCTCATTATATCGGAGGCAgtgaaagaagaaaatgaagattatTTATGATAAACGATGAAGATGCGTGAAGTATTCAGccaaaagaaagaatgaaattcCTGCATTTAGGTaaaaaatttatgttttattattaaaaaatctgNNNNNNNNNNNNNNNNNNNNNNNNNNNNNNNNNNNNNNNNNNNNNNNNNNNNNNNNNNNNNNNNNNNNNNNNNNNNNNNNNNNNNNNNNNNNNNNNNNNNNNNNNNNNNNNNNNNNNNNNNNNNNNNNNNNNNNNNNNNNNNNNNNNNNNNNNNNNNNNNNNNNNNNNNNNNNNNNNNNNNNNNNNNNNNNNNNNNNNNNNNNNNNNNNNNNNNNNNNNNNNNNNNNNNNNNNNNNNNNNNNNNNNNNNNNNNNNNNNNNNNNNNNNNNNNNNNNNNNNNNNNNNNNNNNNNNNNNNNNNNNNNNNNNNNNNNNNNNNNNNNNNNNNNNNNNNNNNNNNNNNNNNNNNNNNNNNNNNNNNNNNNNNNNNNNNNNNNNNNNNNNNNNNNNNNNNNNNNNNNNNNNNNNNNNNNNNNNNNNNNNNNNNNNNNNNNNNNNNNNNNNNNNNNNNNNNNNNNNNNNNNNNNNNNNNNNNNNNNNNNNNNNNNNNNNNNNNNNNNNNNNNNNNNNNNNNNNNNNNNNNNNNNNNNNNNNNNNNNNNNNNNNNNNNNNNNNNNNNNNNNNNNNNNNNNNNNNNNNNNNNNNNNNNNNNNNNNNNNNNNNNNNNNNNNNNNNNNNNNNNNNNNNNNNNNNNNNNNNNNNNNNNNNNNNNNNNNNNNNNNNNNNNNNNNNNNNNNNNNNNNNNNNNNNNNNNNNNNNNNNNNNNNNNNNNNNNNNNNNNNNNNNNNNNNNNNNNNNNNNNNNNNNNNNNNNNNNNNNNNNNNNNNNNNNNNNNNNNNNNNNNNNNNNNNNNNNNNNNNNNNNNNNNNNNNNNNNNNNNNNNNNNNNNNNNNNNNNNNNNNNtaaaaaaaagatatattttcttattatattcccttttaaaaaattttatatttatgaaaaaatatttcagtttttagttaaaaattttctctgttttcttcttgtatttctcttaaaaattttattgtttatcttCAAAAGCTTCTATTTACATCATAAAATTTCTGTGATCATTGTAACATTATTATGTGTTTgcttcttatatatatttttttaaatttgtgtgtttatcttaaaaaaattatGTGTTTATATCACAAAACTTTTGTGtttatcataaaaaaaactttttatatttgctttttatatttttcttaaaagTGTGTTTATCTTAAAGAATTTATGtgtttatcataaaaaaattgttttttttatattatttttttaaaaatttatatgtttattataactttttttttatgactaattaataactaaaaataataaattcttatGACTCTCTAAGATATGGTGAGAAACTGAGAAATACAGACGAACAATGCAAGCTCTTCCTTATCAAACAGCAACGAATTTGCCAGAGTCAGGGTTCTTAAACCATCCTTTATTGTTGAAAGTGCTATTTATGATGTTACAAAATTCTTAATCATCTCTCTCACTTTGagcacaaaaataaaaaaccatGGACTCGTCAAGCTTAGTGAGCTATTTCATCTTATTGCTAACTGCAAACTCACAATACTCTCTGAAACACACTAGTCATAATCAGAGGATTAGGTGTGAAATTCTTTTGGATCTTTGTGTTGTGTCTCCCTATAAGTTTTGTGGCTACTAGAGAAACATGTCATCTATTACGTACAACTCTATCTTCTATAAATAGGCCACACTTGAATGAAACCACATTATCATCATCAACTAAACTAAAAGAAAATCCTTTAATTTTGAGTTCCTTTTGACTATATTTTCTAAccaattattcttttttttttctttttttctttttgaaaggCAATAATTAACATTATAGTATACAATATATACCTACCTAGTCGTCTTGTTCACCGTTCATTTAGCATCCATGGCAGAAGCAAAACTAAGGTATACTATTTTTATTACTTACATTACTCAACACTAGTTGACTCTTTGTTTTCTTCAGCTTTTCTGAGGCCATGATATTCATACCTTTTTTTTCGGTGACATTATTTTTCTGTGACAAACTTCAATTTATGTGATGATTGTACGTGTACAAACAAAATCAATcataaatataaaaatgtttatttagtatttataaaaaaaacattATTTTACTATAAAAAGTTTTTGTATTTTGCAACTAcaagtttgatttttttttaataactaattatttagttaaaaaaatgtGTATCCATGTATATAAATACACAACGACTATTTAAATGGCTGATTTTTAGTGtgtatatattatttttagatGGCATTAGTCATACACATGTGTTTTATACATTGTTTCCTTAAGTTTAACCCCACATTAAGAGAAAAATTATGCGAAACTTTATAGTAAAAATATGTTCACATAATGTGTAGCATTTGAAGGGTTTGTGTGTGTTAGGTATGCTGTTGTTACAGGGTCAaacagagggataggatttgagACAGTTAAGGAATTGGCCTCAAATGGAATCAAGGTGGTTCTCACAGCAAGAGATGAGAAGAAAGGCAATGAAGCCATTGAAAAATTGAAAGATTTTGGTCTCTCTGACTTTGTGGTTCTTCACCAGCTTGATGTCACTGACCATGTTAGCATTTCATCTTTGGTACAATTTGTTAGCACACACTTTGGGAGACTTGATATATTGGTAAGGATTTATTGTCTTGCTACCAACTTACTAAATTGTACTTTTTCTTTTGAGAGAAAAGAAGGAGAGTCTTAGAGTAATGGTTGAGTTGTTTTCGTGTAATCTTAGAGTCACAAGTTTAAGTCATGAAAATAGTCACTCATGTAATTATTAGATTAGGCTGCATATATTACATTCTTTGGGTGCGGCAATATTTGTATACTAGGCCGCTTTTTTTTCCTGAGACAAAGAAGCTCGACACAATAAGGTAGAAtaagaaaactaataaaaaggaacAAACAAAAACAAGCTAAAGCTAATTCCCTTATTATCTCCGGTATTATTATcaataataaaaagaatcaacTCCACTCTACTCTTTATACCTCGAGTGATCTGTTAGTAATTTCTGCTACACCTGATATCTTGTTTTAAAaaattcttttatttctttccaATCAAGTAATCAGTGATTCAGTGTAAGATAATCCAAAAATTAAAGGGTATATAGCTTAGAAGTAAAGTAACCCTACTTTGTTATCCTATATCATGTGTTCAAAATTGTTGTGCAGGTGAACAATGCAGGAATAAGTGGTGTGAATCCAGATGAAAAGGTCAGTGTTCATATTTTGTTGAAATGTGTGATTAAGTCTCAAAAAAAAATGGTGTGAGTTTCTCATAATAATAAATGGATGCTGCAGGGGGAAGCAACAATCATCTGGGAAGAACTGACTCAAACTTATGAAATGGCTGAAAAGTGCATATTGACAAATTACTATGGTGCTAAGGACACAACTGAGGCATTTCTACCCCTTCTCAAGTTATCCGATTCACCTATTATCGTTAATGTTTCCTCGCGAGGAGGATTGTTAAAGGTACAATTGTATTAAAATCGTTCTCGAGTGTtgattgataattttattttacattataTTTGAATGAGATTGGTGATTGGTGATATTGTGTTATGGTGGTGGTGTTAGCACATATCAAACAAATGGGCAAAAGGGGTGCTAGATGATGATGAGAATCTAACAGAAGAGAGAATAGATGAGGTGTTGAAGGAGTTTATGGAAGACTTCAAAGCAGGTTTGATAGAAAGGAATGGCTGGCCAACCTTGTTATCTGCAAATAGAGTATCAAAAGCAGCATTGAATTCTTACACAAGAATTCTGGCAAAGAAGCATCCAAACTTGTGCATCAATTGTCTCTGCCCTGGTTTTGTGAAAACAGACATAAATAGGAACACTGGAATCTTATCTGTCACTGAAGGTGCTGCAAGTGTTGTCAGATTAGCACTTCTATCTCATGGTTCCCCTTCTGGCCTTTTCTTTATTAGGCAAGAATTGTCAACTTTTTAAATTATTACTTATCATTTTAGaatggtttaattattttattttagttcttataattttactaaatttgtaattagaattttatattattgtatttttaattgggctcttatattatttttaattttgtaattatatttttttcatgtcaaaaatattaaaattaatgaaATATTCCTCCCAATATATGTGTGGTCAAAGATTTAATTAGGTTCTTAAATATGGATACCTTCAATTTGCGGAGATATATTCCGTTCGAAAATGTTTCGTAATCAAAATAAATTAGTAAAAAATAGTCAGAATTTActttaataattaatgaatgttaaataaggtaAATTCTATCTTTTTTGTTTCCCTAACATTAACAGTCAACTATAACATtttttatattagaaaaaatctaattacaaaataaaaaatagtgtagagatctaattaaaaaaattataagaatctaattacaaatttgatGAACTANCAAAAACTGATAAATACAAGTATATAGTTTGTTTATTTATCAAACGTAAATTGaagtttttatattttaaaatcacAGATGCTTCTCTGATAAACTTTATTAAACTCATCGTTAGATTTTAAATATAACTGTATAAGTACATTTTATGAGAATTACTGTTAAATTATTTGGATCGTATTTTAGGTGAAAACTCACGTgcatttatttttatatgaaagtaCAAGTTAAAAATTATAAAGTAATTTAATATGTCTAACAAAATTGTTATCTAACATCTCTCAAATCACAACAGCACATGAGTATTTACTGTATTTTTTTCCTCTTAAGATTACAATTAAGGCTTCAGCATACTTAGAAAGAAGAACCGACAAAGTGACTGTGAATAGAGTGAGATTTCATGAAACTTTTATGGATAAATTTGTAGCTGAGAGGGAAAAAAAATCTTATTTCCTTTCAAAAATACGAAaagaaaatcctaatttctttttgCCTCTGTTTCGAGAAGAACAATCaaacttaaatattttttagaaatattttgttGTGTTTTGTTTTTCTTAAAAAGGAACTTTTTCTGTTATATTATAGAGTCCTCACAAATAAGTTTAGGAATGAAAATACAATCTGGAGGTATCTCTGATCCGTCTCTAGCCAATGGAGGGCAGAGTGGAGGTATATGTATGTATAaaagttaataaaaaatttaaaaggttATAAGAATGGGATAGGATGTAAATTTTTACCTTTTTATTATTCATAGGTAACAGTAGAGTGAAGTCTATATAAGGACGGGTTGAAATCGGATAATGTGAAAGCTCACCCCATTTTCATCCCTAAACAAATTACTAATCTCGCTGCATGGacatttttataataaatattgttTTGACACcaatattttcttaaaaaatgccACTTCAACACTCGACTCATCCAAGATAAAGAATTAAATAAACCAGTcagcttttttaaaaaaattagttaaaaaatataaataaaaaaattttagttaatCAATTGATCTctccattttttttctattttttattatctttttcatatcacgATTTTTCATTAACAGAACAAGTATCTAATTAAATCTGAATATTTTGTCACATTTTTAAATCATTTAAAGACATTTTTGttgataataaaatttaaaggtatttttgtcagcaacaaaataatttaaatacatttTTAGTAGTTTAtcctaaattaaaaattaaaaatcactaatccTTCTCAATTTTTATCCAATAAATTTAACtaatgaatataaaaaataaaaaataaaaaaatcctaatcaaTCTCTAACAATTATCTCCAAAAAAGACAACCAAATCCtcaaccaaataaaaaaaaaacatctatCGATCATAGTTATACTTAAGAGACAAATCAACAATTTAAGTGTGTGTGCTAAGTAGATATATTCtgttaataaaaaaagaaagcatTGATGAGACCCACCAgtttcacaaaaataaaaatcaaagaccGAAAGGAAATTTCTTGTTTGCTGAAAATCTCATTATCATTTGGAGTAATTATCACGGATCATTTAAGATATGTTTTCATAAATTTATATAAAAGGGAACCATGAGAGAAGAGGACTAAGGGAAGGTAGAAATCGAAATATAAAGAAATGACTAATGACATCGGTTTCAAGTTTAGACCTTGTCTTGTATTAAGAATTTGGACAATAAAAGGtagtaataactaataagaaCAAAGCAATGAAATGCACAAGACAATCAAAATTTGTGTAGAGACAATTCAGCAACATATCTTCGAAAACTAACCTTGAATTGAAGttaaaacacaaaaatgaaaatcctaaaccaacaaaaatatatGAAGCCTAAGACATCCTTTGAGCAGCTTCTTTGGCAAGAAGTCTTTCCTTTGCCTTGGTTTTGGCTTGGGATTTGGAACCCATGATACCGCCACCCCACTTCTTCCTGTACTCGTCAAACTTGTCATTGAAGTTAGCCTGAAAAGAAACCAAAACACAAATACTCTCAAGCTATTGATCTGAACAATAAAACAgcagaaaactaaataaaatgaacTTGATTCAGTCTCCACCTTGATAGCCTCAAGGACTCTGCTGAACTCCAATTTGTCTTCATTCTTAACGCTTGTCAAGCACAAAACAGAAGCAGTTTTCTTATGAACAATCTGTCGGAAAAACAAATAGATTAAATGAGTCAAAAAGTTTGAGCTACTTAAGGGTGTTGAAACAACATACAAACATAAACTTACTGATCCCAAGCGAGCCTTGCCCTTCACAATGCAGTATGGGATTTCCATCTTCCTGCACAATGCAGGAAGccaaacaaccaattcaatcgGGTCCACATCATGAGCAATCACAACCAGCTGTGCTTTGTTCTGCAAGGAACTCGTAGATTAACAAGTCATTTGTCACATCACGGGAAATCACTGGAAAAGAACTACAACTGTATAGGGCTAACTAATACAGAACACAACCTGCTCAATAAGGTAGGtaacatgattgaggccatactTCACAACAATTGGCTTCTTGGCCTCAACAGTTTTTCCCTCAGTTTCAGCCTGAGCCCTTTTCAAAAGCCGCTCCTTCTTCTCTGCTTTATCCTCAGGCCTATACTTGAGTAGTATCTTGAACAGGCTTGTTGCTACAGGCGACATTATAAAGGCATTAAGAGATCTTTATGATATGAGAAATGCAAACTAAAGTGCATCTTGTCATAAAACCGAGGAATTTATATAACAGGAAGCAAATAAAATGGAGAACATCAAAACAAAACCTAcagtaaaataacaaaatattctCACAAGCAACTTACACAGTCCAAAAAGCTAACATTTTGCCACAAAGCGAATGAGAGGattaacaaattcaacaatgGCACAAAATCAAAGTTCCTGAATTTCCATATGAAAATTTGGTAAGAGGCATAGTAGCTAGAATctcgatttaatttttaaaatcttcgGTTATAACAATTTTAAATGCGTTAATcgattttacataatttttactAGGTCAGACGATTTTAATGTTTAAATCTTGTTacgattttattttttacttttccgACTTCAGGTAAAATCTTTTCTCTGCCTTGACTAAGAGGTAAAACATCACATTCAATAATTACTAATACCTCTGGGGCTTTATGGATATAGTGCACAAAACAATCACTTCACAATAGAACATATAATTCAATAGTAATGTATATGTATCCAATAAATTAATCAATAATGCATCAgagaaataaagatagaaaaatgATTGAGTTAATGACTGACCAAGGTTCTTGTCAAGGGTTTTGGTGAACTGGTTCAAAGCTGGAGGGACCTTCAACCTCTGCTTGAGGATTCTCTTCTTCCTTTGGATTTGAACAGTCTTCGGCCACTTCACGAACCGCGTCAGGTCCCTCTTCGGCGGCAACGCCCCACCGATCCCAAACTGCTTAGGCCGCTTCTCAAACAGCGGATTCGTAACCTTCTCCTGAatcaaataacaataataattggaattcaaataataaatttgaaaatggCGAATGTGAAATCGATGAAGTTAATTAGTTACTGAAACGTACGGGTTTCTTCTTGGCAGCTGGAACCGGAGCTTTAACACCTCTTTTGGGGGCCTAATCATTAATAAGAACAATGACAGAAAATGGAATgagaaaaaactaaaaaatattgaTCTGATTAGGGTTCAATTCATCAGATGTGGAaatagaaaagagagagaaagataaaatGTGAGTTCAGTGTTCTCACCATAGCTACTGTGGTGCTGCGAGGGGAGGGAAGGGGAGGCGAATTCGGAACCTCTATATATGTGCAATTTAGGGTTTTGCGGAAAATAAAAAGGATTAGGAGTTCTTTTTAAAAAGTTTTTCTTTGGGGGGTATTAgagataaataattataattattattttatttttattttgacgtAGGATAATATAAGTATAAAACTATAAATTATTAACAAAATAAAGTCTGATTTAATTAAACATTTATCAATttgataatatataatttattatttttcttgaaTATATTACCCTTTAATAAAAGATTTAGTATAAAAAAgaatcaattaaatttaaaaaatctatTTATATGATATTAAAAAGAGGGATCGTTTTCGCCTGACTTGAAAGAGGTGGTGGGACTGCTTTGAGGTGATTTTATTTTTGGTAGaggtattttaaaaaatattatcattgtccaagaaattttttattttatgtgaaaaatcaaataaaaaaatgtgtcttaatttttaaattgatCTTAAAAAAGTTTATGATATAGTGGATTAGAGAGTTTTTAGAGCCTTAAGtaggtttaatttttttaaaaatactatTCAATTTATTATAAATTACCTTTTCGTTACCTCTGTTTATCCTTTAGAATGAAAGTAGGTGGGAGAACTTTTAGTAATAGCACAAATTGAGACAAGGAGATCCtatgtcttcttttttttttgtgatttgtatAGAGAGATAGGCTTATTTAGAGGTGTCcgcgcggatcggatcggatatggccgaaaattcgaTTCGATCCGCACAATTTCATNNNNNNNNGctagatccgatccgatccgatccgcaaatgtgcggatcggatcggatatcggatatatccgcataattaaacctttttctttttaatcatatttctatgtaaaaaaattcaataaaaatatttcttttatacttttaaacttatttattcctaaaatatttttaatcaaactctttctaaataacaaaaataaaataatacaatatatgaataataattattaaCTAAAACATATAAACAAGTAAATATCATACCaaacaaatatatttatatatttttaattattattgtgcgGATCCGGGGATCGGATACGCGAATGTAAAGCAGATATCCGCGGTCCGATCAATTTGcagatcggatcgtatccgccattttcggatcggatgcgaatatttaccgcggatctgcggatacgatccgatccatgaacacccctagacTTATCTGATAGCtcataaattttttttgggtAATTGGACTTCTGTTACAGTTTTTCGAGAAGAACCTAAAATCTCCCATCTTATGTTTCCTGATAACCTTTTTCTATTTTGTAAAGCAACCAAGCAACAAATCGAGATGAATATAAATGTTATGAATTCTTTTTGCAAGACTTCTGGAATGAAAGTTAACCTCAATAAGTCTAAAGCCTTTTGCTCGAAAAATATTTCTTCTCGTAAGAGAAATATTTTTACAGGTTTATCTAACATTCAGGTTACTCAAAACTTGAAAAAATATCTTGAAGTTAATTTGAATCATACCAGAGTCAACAAGAGTTGTACTCAAGAGGTCATTGACAAAATTTATAGGCATCTTACTAACTGGAAAGGGCTACTCCTTAATAAGGTTGGTAGATTGTGTCTTATTAAGTCAGTCATTTTATCCATTTCTATATATCATAAGCAAGTTTTTCTTCTTCCAACTTATACTCATAATACATTAATTCTATTATTAGACAATTTCTATAGAAGGAAAAAAATCatggtaacttttttttttaagttggaAAAAGTTGATTGTTTCTAAGAAGGCTGGTGAATTGGGTATTAGAGATGCTGGTTTGGTGAATTTATCTTTTTTTGGCAAATTAGTttagtaatttttcaaaaattcagatAAATTTTGGGTTCAAATAATTCTTGCTAAATATTTTAAGATTTGTCATGGCCTTTAGATGCATCGTCATCGTAGCAAATCTTGTTTCTAGAGAGGTATTGTTGACACTttcaattatattaaaaataactttaCTTGGTGCatgaaaaatatagatcaatCTATCTTATATGATTCTTGGATTCCTTTAGGTAGGCTCTGCGATACATTGCCTTATATCCATATTTCTGATATAGAATTAACTATTAATCAAATTTGGGAGAATAGAAGATGACTTTTTGAAAGATTGGCGACTCCGCTCTCTCATGCTCTTGTAAATTTGTTGTTCAGCGTCAAGCTAGCCAGTATCTGGGTTGGGGAACAAAATTAATTGGAATCCGCAGACAAATTAAAATTGGTTTTGGAGAAgcaaattttctaaaaaaataaaattttttatctagTTGTGTTATCTTGATGTCATTCTCCCTACTTCCATGAGATTCAAAAGGGGTTTGGCTTTCTCGGAGACTTGCTCTCGTTGTAATAAGCATGCTAAATCATTGATCCACTGTTTATGAGATTGCATTAGGTTGAGAGAGGTCTGGGCGCTTGTTGATCCATCTCTTCTTCATTATGTTTGGAGTTTGACATCTCCTTTCTAGATCCAAGTTGCAGTTCACAAAGGGGAATTATGTTTTGTGCAGGTGCTTGGTGGATATGACGTCACAAGAACTATTCAACCTTCTTGATTCATGGTCCCCAATGAAGATTGCTCTTAATATTTAAAACATTGTTTGTGAGTCCCATCTTTATCTTTCACACAAGCTTTTTTGTGAAGATCAAATTAACAAAACTTGTTGAGAACCTCCTCTGTAATATGGCAAAGGTTAACAGTGATGCAAGTATTTTTGCTGATCTAGGGCGAGCTAGACTTGGTTATGTTGTGCGAGACTCTGCTGGAGCTTAGATAAAGGATTGCTCTGGTTCTTTATCAGTATGAAAAATTCACAGATGTGAGTTTTTTGGAGTGTGAAAAGGTCCATTGCTTACTTAATTGTGAATGTGGGCTCAAGTCGGTTATCTATGAGCTTAATTTTTTAGATGCCTTTTTGGTCGTTAAAAATTGTTTCTCAGCTCATATCAACAATAATGGTGATCTAATCTTAAAGATCCGAGATATGTTTCTTCTTAATTGGGAGGTGGACTTTGATTTTATTTTACGAGAAAATAATGAAGTTATAAATAGTTTTAGTAAAATTAAGTGACGTGAGATACTATAATTACataaaatttttatctttaatgTCTGAGAATTGAGATCGTAGatatgatggtttcagtggctaagagaaggggggttgaatcttagcccccttttttgctTGATAACACTTGCTGAACTTTGttgagacttttctgtttttatctcgtccctagccacgagactttttctttttgtcttgtcacttggcacgagacatttttggTTTTTAGCTCCTGTGCAATAGAAACAGAAATAGAGTGGTAGAGAaagaagattacacccagatatatcctggttcagctgctaagtgcagtgcagcctacatccagtctccatcacaacaatgatggaatttcactataatcaacttgattacaaactgtaaagtgctaacccaacttacaaggagattcccacagaatcatgaaacacaacatagatgaac is a window encoding:
- the LOC107634968 gene encoding 60S ribosomal protein L7a-1 produces the protein MAPKRGVKAPVPAAKKKPEKVTNPLFEKRPKQFGIGGALPPKRDLTRFVKWPKTVQIQRKKRILKQRLKVPPALNQFTKTLDKNLATSLFKILLKYRPEDKAEKKERLLKRAQAETEGKTVEAKKPIVVKYGLNHVTYLIEQNKAQLVVIAHDVDPIELVVWLPALCRKMEIPYCIVKGKARLGSIVHKKTASVLCLTSVKNEDKLEFSRVLEAIKANFNDKFDEYRKKWGGGIMGSKSQAKTKAKERLLAKEAAQRMS
- the LOC107634967 gene encoding (+)-neomenthol dehydrogenase, whose amino-acid sequence is MAEAKLRYAVVTGSNRGIGFETVKELASNGIKVVLTARDEKKGNEAIEKLKDFGLSDFVVLHQLDVTDHVSISSLVQFVSTHFGRLDILVNNAGISGVNPDEKGEATIIWEELTQTYEMAEKCILTNYYGAKDTTEAFLPLLKLSDSPIIVNVSSRGGLLKHISNKWAKGVLDDDENLTEERIDEVLKEFMEDFKAGLIERNGWPTLLSANRVSKAALNSYTRILAKKHPNLCINCLCPGFVKTDINRNTGILSVTEGAASVVRLALLSHGSPSGLFFIRQELSTF